One stretch of Rathayibacter festucae DSM 15932 DNA includes these proteins:
- a CDS encoding response regulator transcription factor has product MRILVVDDEAVFADGVRRGLEAEGFSVDVAHDGVDGLWRARETVYDAIVLDLMMPGLSGSALCRTLRDEGDWTPVLMLTAKDGDRDQIEGLDAGADDYVVKPLEYSVLVARLRALVRRGRPERPVVHRVGDLLIDPALREVHRGDVAIRLTSREFAVVDFLARHRDRVVAKREILEGVWDDAFDGDLNIVEVYVARLRAKLDRPFGTESITTLRGAGYRLVEG; this is encoded by the coding sequence ATGCGGATTCTGGTGGTCGACGACGAGGCGGTCTTCGCCGACGGCGTCCGGCGCGGTCTCGAGGCCGAGGGCTTCTCGGTCGACGTCGCGCACGACGGCGTGGACGGACTGTGGCGGGCCCGCGAGACGGTCTACGACGCGATCGTCCTCGACCTGATGATGCCCGGGCTCAGCGGCTCCGCCCTCTGCCGGACCCTCCGCGACGAGGGCGACTGGACCCCGGTCCTGATGCTGACCGCGAAGGACGGCGACCGCGACCAGATCGAGGGCCTCGACGCCGGCGCCGACGACTACGTGGTGAAGCCGCTGGAGTACTCCGTCCTGGTGGCGCGGCTCCGGGCGCTGGTGCGCCGGGGGCGGCCGGAGCGGCCGGTGGTCCACCGCGTCGGTGACCTGCTGATCGACCCGGCGCTCCGCGAGGTGCACCGCGGCGACGTCGCGATCCGGCTGACCTCGCGCGAGTTCGCCGTGGTCGACTTCCTCGCCCGCCACCGCGACCGGGTGGTCGCCAAGCGCGAGATCCTCGAGGGCGTCTGGGACGACGCGTTCGACGGCGATCTCAACATCGTCGAGGTCTACGTGGCGCGGCTGCGCGCCAAGCTCGACCGCCCGTTCGGCACGGAGTCGATCACCACGCTCCGCGGCGCCGGCTACCGGCTCGTCGAGGGCTGA
- a CDS encoding MarR family winged helix-turn-helix transcriptional regulator — MREDDDVDLVIDAWADALPDLDFAPLDVLSRLRRLSPRVQEVRRLSFAAGELAPWEFELLSLLRQNPAGTMTPSVLSTRLGISSGNLASRVDRLGARGLVVREQNAADSRSKIVSLTPRGTKRVDDAMRHLVAAEGEVLADLDSRQIGVLIECLRTISATLDRLD; from the coding sequence ATGCGTGAAGACGACGATGTCGATCTGGTGATCGACGCGTGGGCCGACGCCCTGCCCGATCTCGACTTCGCCCCGCTCGACGTCCTCTCCCGCCTGCGCCGGCTCAGCCCGCGGGTGCAGGAGGTGCGGCGCCTCTCCTTCGCGGCCGGCGAGCTCGCCCCGTGGGAGTTCGAGCTGCTCTCGCTGCTGCGCCAGAACCCTGCCGGCACGATGACGCCGTCCGTCCTCTCCACCCGCCTGGGCATCTCGAGCGGCAACCTCGCCAGCCGCGTCGACCGGCTGGGCGCGCGCGGCCTCGTCGTCCGCGAGCAGAACGCCGCTGACTCGCGCAGCAAGATCGTCTCGCTCACCCCGCGCGGCACCAAGCGCGTCGACGACGCCATGCGGCACCTCGTCGCGGCCGAGGGCGAGGTGCTCGCCGACCTCGACTCCCGGCAGATCGGCGTCCTGATCGAGTGCCTGCGCACCATCAGCGCGACGCTCGACCGCCTGGACTGA
- a CDS encoding YidC/Oxa1 family membrane protein insertase has translation MNFYDFPPIAAALDAASHLVTGLASALEPLVGGASAAAAIVLVTLLVRVLLIPVGISQGRAEITRRRLAPLLRELQRKHAKNPEALQRATMKLYADEKASPLAGCLPVLLQAPVVSLLYGLFVHPDIAGHGNALLDARLLDVPLGRSFVTALGGGDLAQLGVFAVLLGVIALVSWLARRVALRQAALTPVPEGTPAAVAQLTGVLSWMPFLTVVFAAFVPLAATLYLTVTTTWTLCERVIVRRALAGGARA, from the coding sequence TTGAACTTCTACGACTTCCCGCCCATCGCGGCGGCGCTCGACGCCGCCTCCCACCTCGTCACCGGCCTCGCCTCGGCCCTCGAGCCCCTCGTGGGCGGCGCCTCGGCCGCCGCCGCGATCGTGCTGGTGACCCTCCTCGTCCGCGTGCTGCTGATCCCGGTCGGGATCTCGCAGGGCCGGGCCGAGATCACCCGCCGCCGCCTCGCCCCGCTGCTGCGCGAGCTGCAGCGCAAGCACGCGAAGAATCCGGAGGCGCTGCAGCGCGCCACGATGAAGCTCTACGCCGACGAGAAGGCCTCACCGCTCGCGGGCTGCCTCCCGGTGCTGCTGCAGGCGCCCGTCGTCTCGCTCCTGTACGGGCTGTTCGTGCACCCGGACATCGCCGGTCACGGCAACGCACTGCTCGACGCTCGGCTGCTGGACGTGCCGCTCGGGCGCTCGTTCGTGACGGCGCTCGGCGGCGGCGACCTCGCGCAGCTCGGCGTGTTCGCGGTGCTCCTCGGGGTGATCGCGCTCGTGTCCTGGCTGGCGCGCCGGGTCGCGCTGCGGCAGGCGGCGCTCACCCCGGTACCGGAGGGGACGCCCGCGGCCGTCGCGCAGCTGACCGGGGTGCTCAGCTGGATGCCGTTCCTGACGGTGGTGTTCGCCGCGTTCGTGCCGCTCGCGGCGACGCTCTACCTGACGGTCACGACGACCTGGACGCTCTGCGAGCGCGTGATCGTGCGGCGGGCGCTGGCGGGCGGGGCGCGGGCGTGA
- a CDS encoding aminotransferase, which yields MPSDAAPPPPPALDDEVAAALLRERYGLHGALRELGSNQDRNVLVDTCDERLLLKIANPATPRGRIEAQTAAVARLADRLEGVRLPRVRADREGRTLHEIDLGGTTAAARVLDFVPGRTLSGSGYLSPAVVRAMGDLAARVDVALAEQPLDGLEETDQWDLRRAGEVVDALIGRVPRRSARAIRAAVDTALAVLDPLATALPVQLVHGDLTDDNVVVDAGVLPDGVIDFGDLGAGWAVGELAITLSSLLHHADADAATVLRAASAYDAVRPLADTEVEALWPLVVLRAAVLVVSAHDVLTGDPGNDYARENLEHERLILDRATAAPLPVLQALVRRALGRPSASTALAPAIPVLGVLDAVVVDLSPESPALDVGRWLDDDAEPALARAALAGGAGAAVLRYGERRLTRGRPHTAQDPETTALVIEVHLAAETPLIAPFDAEVGGGVPGGVTLLADGVRLRLDGVDDAPAPGTRVGAGDPVGTARGLLRAQAAPRALDAVDLPPFASARWADAWLDVLLDPTPLLLGRTLPAPQPDPEVLDRRLAHLAEAQEHYFESPPTMLRGWREHLVDDSGRVHLDVLNNVTSIGHAHPLLVERVARQWRLLNTNSRFSYPAIGEFCKRLAALLPDGLDTVLLVNSGTEAADLALRIARAWSGRDDVLAVREAYHGWSGLSDAVSTSVADNPDALATRPPWVHTLDAPNSYRGTHRGAEAHRYAPEAVARIEELAAAGTPPGGFVAETFYGNAGGIPLPDGYLAAVYPAVRAHGGLCIADEVQVGYGRLGDWFWGFEQQGVVPDVVAVAKAMGNGHPLGAVVTTREIADRYRSQGSFFSSAGGSPVSSVIGTTVLDVLADERLQENARTTGAHLRRRLEELAERHPLIGAVHGSGLYLGLELVRDRETLEPATAETRAICERLRERGVIVQPTSDRQCVLKIKPPLCFTVESADFFADQLDEVLTTGW from the coding sequence ATGCCGTCCGACGCCGCTCCGCCGCCCCCGCCCGCGCTCGATGACGAGGTCGCGGCCGCCCTGCTGCGCGAGCGCTACGGGCTGCACGGCGCACTGCGCGAGCTGGGCAGCAATCAGGACCGCAACGTCCTCGTCGACACCTGCGACGAGCGGCTGCTGCTCAAGATCGCGAATCCCGCGACGCCGAGAGGGCGGATCGAGGCGCAGACGGCGGCCGTCGCGCGGCTGGCGGACCGGCTCGAGGGCGTCCGGCTCCCGCGCGTGCGCGCCGACCGCGAGGGGCGCACGCTGCACGAGATCGACCTCGGCGGCACGACCGCCGCGGCCCGGGTCCTCGACTTCGTCCCCGGCCGCACGCTCTCGGGCTCCGGCTACCTCTCCCCCGCCGTCGTCCGGGCGATGGGCGACCTCGCCGCCCGGGTCGACGTCGCGCTCGCCGAGCAGCCGCTCGACGGCCTCGAGGAGACCGACCAGTGGGACCTGCGGCGGGCGGGCGAGGTGGTCGACGCGCTGATCGGCCGGGTGCCCCGCCGCTCGGCGCGGGCGATCCGGGCGGCCGTCGACACGGCGCTGGCGGTCCTCGATCCGCTCGCCACCGCGCTCCCGGTGCAGCTCGTGCACGGCGACCTCACCGACGACAACGTCGTGGTCGACGCGGGCGTCCTCCCCGACGGCGTCATCGACTTCGGCGACCTCGGCGCGGGCTGGGCGGTCGGCGAGCTCGCGATCACGCTGTCCTCGCTCCTGCACCACGCGGACGCCGACGCCGCCACCGTGCTCCGCGCCGCCAGCGCGTACGACGCCGTGCGCCCGCTCGCCGACACCGAGGTCGAGGCGCTCTGGCCGCTCGTGGTGCTCCGCGCGGCGGTGCTCGTCGTCAGCGCCCACGACGTCCTGACCGGCGACCCGGGCAACGACTACGCCCGCGAGAACCTCGAGCACGAGCGGCTGATCCTCGACCGGGCGACCGCCGCGCCGCTGCCGGTGCTGCAGGCCCTCGTCCGGCGGGCCCTCGGCCGGCCGAGCGCATCCACCGCACTCGCCCCCGCGATCCCCGTGCTCGGCGTTCTCGACGCCGTCGTCGTCGACCTCTCGCCCGAGAGCCCGGCGCTCGACGTCGGCCGCTGGCTGGACGACGACGCCGAGCCCGCCCTCGCCCGCGCGGCGCTCGCCGGCGGCGCCGGGGCCGCGGTGCTGCGCTACGGCGAGCGCCGCCTGACCCGCGGTCGCCCGCACACCGCGCAGGATCCCGAGACGACCGCACTGGTCATCGAGGTCCACCTCGCCGCCGAGACGCCCCTGATCGCGCCGTTCGACGCGGAGGTGGGCGGCGGCGTCCCCGGCGGAGTCACCCTCCTCGCCGACGGGGTCCGGCTGCGGCTCGACGGGGTCGACGACGCTCCCGCACCCGGCACCCGGGTGGGAGCGGGCGACCCGGTCGGCACGGCCCGCGGACTCCTGCGCGCCCAGGCCGCGCCGCGCGCGCTCGACGCGGTCGACCTCCCGCCCTTCGCGAGCGCACGCTGGGCGGACGCCTGGCTCGACGTCCTCCTCGACCCGACCCCGCTGCTCCTGGGACGCACCCTGCCGGCCCCGCAGCCGGACCCCGAGGTGCTCGACCGGCGGCTCGCGCACCTGGCCGAGGCGCAGGAGCACTACTTCGAGTCGCCGCCCACGATGCTGCGCGGCTGGCGCGAGCACCTCGTCGACGACTCCGGTCGCGTGCACCTCGACGTGCTCAACAACGTGACCTCGATCGGCCACGCCCACCCGCTGCTCGTCGAGCGGGTCGCGCGGCAGTGGCGGCTGCTCAACACCAACTCGCGCTTCTCCTACCCCGCGATCGGCGAGTTCTGCAAGCGGCTGGCGGCCCTGCTGCCGGACGGGCTCGACACCGTGCTGCTCGTCAACAGCGGCACGGAGGCGGCCGATCTCGCACTGCGGATCGCCCGCGCGTGGTCGGGCCGCGACGACGTGCTGGCGGTGCGGGAGGCGTACCACGGCTGGTCGGGCCTCTCCGATGCGGTCTCCACCTCCGTCGCCGACAACCCCGACGCGCTCGCGACCCGGCCGCCCTGGGTGCACACCCTGGACGCGCCCAACAGCTACCGCGGCACGCACCGCGGGGCCGAGGCGCACCGCTACGCACCGGAGGCGGTCGCCCGGATCGAGGAGCTGGCCGCGGCCGGCACTCCCCCGGGCGGCTTCGTCGCCGAGACCTTCTACGGCAACGCCGGCGGCATCCCGCTGCCCGACGGCTACCTCGCCGCCGTCTATCCGGCCGTCCGCGCGCACGGCGGGCTCTGCATCGCCGACGAGGTGCAGGTCGGCTACGGCCGCCTCGGCGACTGGTTCTGGGGCTTCGAGCAGCAGGGCGTCGTGCCCGACGTCGTCGCCGTCGCGAAGGCGATGGGCAACGGCCACCCGCTGGGCGCGGTCGTGACCACCCGCGAGATCGCCGACCGCTACCGCTCGCAGGGCTCGTTCTTCTCCTCGGCGGGCGGCAGCCCGGTCAGCTCCGTGATCGGGACGACCGTGCTCGACGTGCTCGCGGACGAGCGGCTGCAGGAGAACGCGCGGACCACCGGCGCGCACCTCCGCCGCCGACTCGAGGAGCTCGCCGAGCGCCACCCGCTGATCGGCGCCGTGCACGGCAGCGGGCTGTACCTCGGCCTCGAGCTCGTCCGCGATCGGGAGACTCTCGAGCCGGCGACCGCGGAGACGCGCGCGATCTGCGAGCGCCTCCGCGAGCGCGGCGTGATCGTCCAGCCCACCTCCGACCGGCAGTGCGTGCTGAAGATCAAGCCGCCGCTCTGCTTCACCGTCGAGAGCGCCGACTTCTTCGCCGACCAGCTCGACGAGGTGCTGACGACGGGCTGGTGA
- a CDS encoding DUF429 domain-containing protein — translation MLTIGVDLAAEPVRTAVAALEWGGGRAVVRSLVLGASDDDVVAASREATTIGIDCAFGWPLEFAAFVSAHTRREVSPRTLAGRDWRRRLAYRETDRAVQKVTKRWPLSVSTDRLGMTAMRCAELLDAFAAAGEDVDRSGGGRLVEAYPAAALRLWGVDTTGYKTRPEAVALAVEALRRAAPWLVLPADAAALMARSDDAFDAVIAALNARAHALGRTVPVPEELREAAQAEGWIALPTCGLDELVG, via the coding sequence ATGCTCACCATCGGAGTCGACCTCGCCGCGGAGCCCGTGCGGACGGCGGTGGCCGCGCTGGAGTGGGGCGGCGGCCGGGCGGTCGTCCGCTCGCTGGTGCTCGGCGCCTCCGACGACGACGTCGTCGCCGCGTCCCGGGAGGCGACGACGATCGGCATCGACTGCGCGTTCGGCTGGCCGCTGGAGTTCGCGGCGTTCGTCTCGGCGCACACCCGCCGGGAGGTCTCGCCGCGGACGCTCGCCGGGCGCGATTGGCGGCGACGGCTCGCCTACCGGGAGACCGACCGCGCCGTTCAGAAGGTGACGAAGAGGTGGCCGCTGAGCGTGTCGACCGATCGGCTCGGCATGACGGCGATGCGCTGCGCGGAGCTGCTCGACGCCTTCGCGGCGGCGGGCGAGGACGTCGACCGCTCCGGGGGCGGTCGGCTGGTCGAGGCCTACCCGGCGGCGGCGCTCCGGCTCTGGGGCGTCGACACCACCGGCTACAAGACGCGGCCCGAGGCGGTGGCGCTCGCCGTCGAGGCGCTGCGCCGGGCGGCGCCGTGGCTGGTGCTGCCGGCGGACGCCGCGGCACTGATGGCGCGCTCGGACGACGCCTTCGACGCGGTGATCGCGGCGCTGAACGCCCGGGCGCACGCCCTCGGACGGACGGTGCCGGTGCCGGAGGAGCTTCGGGAGGCCGCGCAGGCCGAGGGCTGGATCGCCCTGCCGACGTGTGGGCTGGACGAGCTCGTCGGCTGA
- a CDS encoding cation-transporting ATPase has product MSTLKRILSMASKALDSKSSSSSSARPATGGGTDWRDMVRSAANAVTGDSRAASSTTAASNASAPRTPTPAYGSPHPSARPQDARPAAVAPEDRAAIARYDYLLRTADPEQLEQVHRDAFAKLTPAQRAQVEGRLRDELPANEQPRSSAPDDLARAATRGEAHNPGFLKRMFSKPGTKGALAGAGVGAVAGVGLGAAGGLLAAVAGGAVLSSVAGPLLAQAAGMGVDFENLAGGLGEFGDLGEFGDITGGAGEFVSGAGEHVSGLGEQVSDFGSNFEMPDLGGLGNLFDR; this is encoded by the coding sequence GTGAGCACTCTCAAGCGCATCCTCAGCATGGCGTCGAAGGCGCTCGACTCGAAGAGCTCGTCGAGCTCCTCCGCACGTCCCGCGACCGGTGGCGGCACGGACTGGCGCGACATGGTCCGCTCGGCCGCGAACGCGGTGACGGGCGACTCCCGCGCCGCGTCCTCGACCACGGCCGCCTCGAACGCCTCGGCGCCCCGCACGCCCACCCCGGCCTACGGCTCGCCGCACCCCTCGGCCCGCCCGCAGGACGCCCGGCCCGCCGCCGTCGCGCCGGAGGACCGCGCGGCGATCGCGCGCTACGACTACCTCCTCCGCACCGCCGACCCCGAGCAGCTGGAGCAGGTGCACCGTGACGCGTTCGCCAAGCTGACCCCGGCGCAGCGCGCCCAGGTCGAGGGGCGCCTGCGCGACGAGCTGCCCGCGAACGAGCAGCCGCGCTCCTCCGCCCCGGACGACCTCGCCCGGGCGGCGACACGCGGCGAGGCGCACAACCCCGGGTTCCTGAAGAGGATGTTCTCCAAGCCCGGCACGAAGGGCGCGCTGGCCGGTGCCGGAGTGGGCGCCGTCGCCGGCGTCGGCCTGGGAGCCGCGGGCGGACTGCTTGCGGCGGTCGCGGGCGGCGCGGTGCTCAGCAGCGTCGCCGGTCCGCTGCTCGCGCAGGCGGCCGGCATGGGCGTGGACTTCGAGAACTTGGCCGGCGGGCTGGGCGAGTTCGGCGATCTGGGCGAGTTCGGCGACATCACCGGCGGCGCGGGCGAGTTCGTCTCCGGTGCCGGCGAGCACGTGTCGGGGCTCGGCGAGCAGGTCTCGGACTTCGGCTCGAACTTCGAGATGCCCGATCTCGGCGGGCTCGGGAACCTCTTCGACCGCTGA
- a CDS encoding Pr6Pr family membrane protein, which yields MTPPSPALGTRTTRIPVAVLRLVVALTVLAAVFGTALDTASRTPIVPVNFFGYFTIQGNILLAIVLLITAAVALGDRPQGPLLTLVRGAATSWILVVGIVYNTLLIGTAGGVTLPWANTVLHVVFPIYGLLDWLLVADRPALPWRRLWVVTVYPIVWLVVVLVRGATDGWVPYPFLDPANGYGAVAIAVLIVAVAFVLSGALVWALSRVRLIGDRPA from the coding sequence ATGACGCCGCCCTCCCCCGCCCTCGGGACGCGCACGACCCGGATCCCGGTCGCCGTCCTGCGCCTCGTCGTCGCCCTGACGGTCCTCGCGGCCGTCTTCGGCACCGCCCTCGACACCGCCTCGCGGACGCCGATCGTGCCGGTCAACTTCTTCGGCTACTTCACGATCCAGGGCAACATCCTCCTGGCGATCGTGCTCCTGATCACCGCGGCGGTCGCGCTCGGCGACCGACCGCAGGGACCGCTGCTGACGCTCGTCCGAGGAGCGGCGACGAGCTGGATCCTCGTGGTCGGCATCGTCTACAACACCCTGCTCATCGGCACGGCGGGCGGCGTGACGCTGCCCTGGGCCAACACGGTGCTGCACGTGGTCTTCCCGATCTACGGACTGCTCGACTGGCTGCTCGTCGCCGACCGGCCGGCCCTGCCCTGGCGCCGCCTCTGGGTCGTCACCGTCTATCCGATCGTCTGGCTGGTGGTCGTCCTCGTCCGCGGCGCGACCGACGGCTGGGTCCCGTACCCGTTCCTCGACCCCGCGAACGGCTACGGCGCGGTCGCGATCGCGGTGCTGATCGTCGCGGTCGCGTTCGTCCTCTCCGGCGCCCTGGTCTGGGCGCTCAGCCGGGTGCGGCTGATCGGCGACCGTCCCGCCTGA
- a CDS encoding SGNH/GDSL hydrolase family protein, with product MRLPTSLRPRRTGSRRVRALAVGAVLALAAAVVPAGAASAATPTLSVLSLGDSITQAYGTCGQFADCPRNNWSTGTNATVNSFASRLRTANPGTTVTTANFAQTGDLIAGVPARIDAAVAAGVRPDVVTLLIGGNDLCSAKNPVAADGYTMTTAAAFSTGASAAITKIRSTWPAAKIVLSSMPNVAAEWAVVKGGFGSVIWSSGNLCRTTRGVSATGGRLSSTAASASATAAKTRTTQYNTALQQACTAAGTLCDYDGGALTATPVTKALIGTTDYFHPSIAGQAKIASVQWTASNFGAAG from the coding sequence ATGCGCCTCCCCACCTCCCTCCGCCCGCGCCGCACCGGGAGCCGCCGCGTGCGCGCACTCGCCGTCGGCGCCGTGCTCGCCCTGGCCGCGGCGGTGGTGCCCGCGGGCGCCGCCTCCGCCGCGACCCCGACCCTGTCCGTGCTCAGCCTCGGCGACTCGATCACCCAGGCCTACGGCACCTGCGGCCAGTTCGCGGACTGCCCGCGCAACAACTGGTCCACCGGCACGAACGCGACCGTCAACTCCTTCGCCAGCCGCCTGCGCACCGCGAACCCGGGCACCACGGTGACCACCGCGAACTTCGCGCAGACCGGCGACCTGATCGCCGGCGTCCCCGCGCGGATCGACGCCGCCGTCGCCGCCGGCGTCCGCCCCGACGTCGTCACCCTGCTGATCGGCGGCAACGACCTCTGCTCTGCGAAGAACCCGGTCGCCGCCGACGGCTACACCATGACCACGGCCGCCGCCTTCAGCACCGGAGCGAGCGCCGCGATCACGAAGATCCGCAGCACCTGGCCCGCCGCGAAGATCGTCCTCTCCTCGATGCCGAACGTGGCCGCCGAGTGGGCCGTCGTCAAGGGCGGCTTCGGCTCGGTGATCTGGTCCTCCGGCAACCTCTGCCGCACCACCCGCGGCGTCAGCGCGACCGGCGGTCGCCTCAGCAGCACCGCCGCCTCGGCCTCCGCCACCGCCGCGAAGACTCGGACGACGCAGTACAACACCGCCCTGCAGCAGGCGTGCACCGCCGCCGGCACCCTCTGCGACTACGACGGCGGCGCGCTCACCGCGACGCCCGTCACCAAGGCGCTGATCGGCACCACCGACTACTTCCACCCCAGCATCGCGGGCCAGGCGAAGATCGCCTCGGTGCAGTGGACGGCGTCGAACTTCGGAGCCGCAGGCTAG
- a CDS encoding PLD nuclease N-terminal domain-containing protein — protein MGFLFSLLTVVLMVLALVDVVRQPDNVVRNLPKIVWILLIVFIPLIGVTIWFLLGHDWKKGEGASFVPGGRTRRPRRSKTPPPPTMVVRPPTKTTEEQLADLEREEAHYARLAEEQRRLREGERPQDA, from the coding sequence ATGGGGTTTCTGTTCTCGCTGCTGACCGTCGTGCTGATGGTGCTGGCGCTCGTGGATGTCGTGCGTCAGCCGGACAACGTGGTCCGCAATCTGCCCAAGATCGTCTGGATCCTGCTGATCGTCTTCATCCCGCTGATCGGCGTGACGATCTGGTTCCTGCTCGGGCACGACTGGAAGAAGGGTGAGGGCGCCTCCTTCGTGCCGGGCGGGCGCACCCGCCGGCCCCGTCGCTCCAAGACGCCGCCGCCGCCGACCATGGTGGTGCGGCCGCCGACGAAGACCACCGAGGAGCAGCTCGCCGACCTCGAGCGCGAGGAGGCGCACTACGCGCGGCTCGCCGAGGAGCAGCGCCGGCTCCGCGAGGGCGAGCGGCCGCAGGACGCCTGA
- a CDS encoding sensor histidine kinase yields MSRRPPWSIRVRLTALVSVVILAVLVAGSVAFTALLEQSLVDAEAFTANQQARQIATDTESAGRLPPFNTDEVVIQLQREGAVVAVADDDFVYAVPLPVSDAPQITSIDGARFVVGSESLQLGGDPGETVVVARTLAGADDAAGSAVRLLAVAVPLVTAVVGALVWFVVGRSLRPVERIRADVEAIEAADLRRRVQEPPGRDELARLARTMNGLLDRLERSQAAQRRFVSNASHELRSPVAAVRQHAQVALRHPEAIPLADLARVVEDEGERMQHLVASLLLLARVDERDEGEEQDVDLDDLVLAEAARLRALGVDVRTEDVGPAQVHGHEPLLHSAVRNAAENARRHAAGVVAFTVREEDGTAVLRVDDDGPGVPAEDRERVFLRFERRDDARARDTGGSGLGLAIVAEAARAGGGTARLLDSPLGGARLEIRLPAPGRPQDTEAVQAGERSRRSR; encoded by the coding sequence ATGTCCCGGCGCCCGCCCTGGAGCATCCGCGTGCGGCTGACCGCCCTGGTCTCCGTCGTGATCCTCGCCGTGCTGGTCGCCGGCTCCGTCGCCTTCACCGCCCTGCTCGAGCAGTCCCTCGTCGACGCCGAGGCGTTCACCGCGAACCAGCAGGCCCGCCAGATCGCCACCGACACCGAGAGCGCCGGGCGGCTGCCGCCGTTCAACACCGACGAGGTCGTGATCCAGCTGCAGCGGGAGGGAGCGGTCGTCGCGGTCGCGGACGACGACTTCGTCTACGCGGTGCCGCTGCCGGTGTCCGACGCGCCGCAGATCACCTCGATCGACGGCGCCCGCTTCGTCGTCGGCTCCGAGAGCCTCCAGCTCGGCGGCGACCCGGGCGAGACCGTCGTCGTCGCGCGCACCCTCGCCGGGGCCGACGACGCCGCGGGCTCGGCCGTCCGGCTGCTCGCGGTCGCCGTGCCGCTCGTCACGGCGGTCGTCGGAGCGCTGGTCTGGTTCGTCGTCGGCCGCTCGCTCCGGCCGGTCGAGCGGATCCGCGCCGACGTCGAGGCGATCGAGGCCGCCGACCTCCGGCGCCGCGTCCAGGAGCCGCCCGGCCGCGACGAGCTCGCCCGCCTGGCCCGCACGATGAACGGCCTGCTCGACCGCCTCGAGCGCTCGCAGGCCGCCCAGCGCCGCTTCGTCTCGAACGCCTCGCACGAGCTGCGCTCCCCGGTCGCGGCCGTCCGGCAGCACGCCCAGGTCGCCCTGCGGCATCCGGAGGCGATCCCGCTCGCCGACCTCGCCCGCGTCGTCGAGGACGAGGGCGAGCGGATGCAGCACCTGGTCGCGAGCCTCCTGCTGCTGGCCCGAGTGGACGAGCGCGACGAGGGGGAGGAGCAGGACGTCGACCTCGACGACCTCGTGCTCGCCGAGGCCGCGCGGCTCCGCGCGCTGGGCGTCGACGTGCGCACCGAGGACGTCGGACCGGCCCAGGTGCACGGGCACGAGCCGCTGCTGCACAGCGCCGTGCGCAACGCCGCCGAGAACGCCCGGCGGCACGCGGCGGGCGTCGTCGCCTTCACCGTGCGCGAGGAGGACGGCACCGCGGTCCTGCGCGTCGACGACGACGGCCCGGGCGTGCCGGCCGAGGACCGCGAGCGGGTCTTCCTCCGCTTCGAGCGCCGCGACGACGCCCGCGCCCGCGACACCGGCGGCTCGGGCCTCGGCCTCGCGATCGTCGCCGAGGCGGCGCGCGCGGGCGGCGGCACGGCGCGCCTGCTCGACTCCCCGCTCGGCGGCGCGCGGCTCGAGATCCGCCTGCCGGCTCCCGGCCGACCGCAGGACACCGAGGCTGTTCAGGCTGGCGAAAGGTCCCGCCGGTCACGCTGA